The proteins below come from a single Larimichthys crocea isolate SSNF chromosome XIV, L_crocea_2.0, whole genome shotgun sequence genomic window:
- the LOC104932941 gene encoding endonuclease domain-containing 1 protein — MAFWAQMAFLLVSIITSAVRGKVEQELSPECREFLYMETPPSGLEHHSLQFICQRYNKKARYVTLYNTVDHIPIYSAYTYKRSDGEKCVDVPWMYEPQLSTLSDTDEMQPFPRGYMHMNFEDSQAVLDDYTNAILYERGTLNPDEHQDDPDDKASTYTLTNVVPMVPDFNNIVWNKQEHIIRKRLNNYCRGTAYIVTGITTSGKMIRRENINRVAVPTYLWSAYCCIHYDHNAPFNERYKFPSFAHYGLNEEDNNEVVEISVQKLKEFLRKTTFVDQNFQIFVGDCIPPASSQAK, encoded by the exons ATGGCATTTTGGGCGCAGATGGCTTTCCTGCTTGTCAGCATAATAACATCAGCAGTAAGAGGGAAAGTGGAACAAGAGCTGTCTCCAGAGTGCAGAGAATTCCTCTACATGGAAACACCACCAAGTGGACTAGAGCACCACTCACTTCAGTTCATTTGTCAACGTTACAACAAGAAGGCTCGCTACGTGACACTGTACAATACTGTGGACCATATACCTATCTACTCTGCGTACACTTACAAACGCTCAGATGGGGAGAAATGCGTGGATGTTCCATGGATGTATGAACCacag CTCTCCACATTATCTGATACAGATGAGATGCAGCCTTTCCCACGTGGTTACATGCACATGAATTTTGAAGATAGCCAAGCTGTTCTGGATGACTACACAAACGCCATCCTTTACGAGCGTGGCACCCTCAACCCAGACGAGCATCAGGATGATCCTGACGACAAGGCGTCCACCTACACCCTCACCAATGTCGTGCCTATGGTGCCTGACTTCAACAACATAGTCTGGAACAAACAGGAGCACATCATCCGCAAACGGCTTAACAATTACTGTCGTGGAACCGCTTACATTGTCACAGGTATCACCACCTCGGGGAAGATGATCCGCCGGGAAAACATTAATCGTGTTGCAGTGCCCACATACCTGTGGTCAGCTTATTGCTGTATTCACTATGACCACAATGCACCTTTTAATGAGCGCTATAAGTTCCCATCTTTTGCTCACTATGGCCTTAATGAAGAAGATAACAATGAGGTGGTGGAAATCTCTGTCCAGAAGCTGAAGGAGTTTCTCAGGAAAACAACTTTTGTTGATCAGAACTTTCAGATATTTGTAGGTGACTGTATCCCACCAGCATCCAGCCAAGCTAAATAA
- the si:dkey-85k7.10 gene encoding endonuclease domain-containing 1 protein has product MVPTSENCALTLAAVVTVLTSVLLQGAQAGVVVDFNHAERCKDSLYMGTPPRGYLSNSFKKICQRYEDKPHYVTLYDPQKHIPIYSAYTFKKSDGEKKVDFPWMFEPQLASEKSSSNMEPFPQSSSMHMNFEDSQAVLEDYADVVQYERGQLNPDEHQADPLDKASTYTLTNVVPQIREFNMGPWAEHQDIIRKRLNNYCRGKAFVVTGVTTSGHTIRRNNLDRVAVPEYMWSAYCCTEFDQNAPYFVRYKFPVFAAYGLNDRVNNHMVEVPLKNLEKFLKGRMDVDKNFQIFYNDCVPDN; this is encoded by the exons ATGGTACCCACATCAGAAAATTGTGCCTTAACCCTGGCAGCTGTTGTGACCGTGCTGACCAGTGTGTTGCTGCAGGGGGCCCAGGCAGGAGTGGTGGTGGACTTCAACCATGCTGAGCGCTGTAAGGACTCTCTATACATGGGCACTCCACCCCGAGGCTACCTTAGCAACTCCTTTAAGAAGATCTGCCAGAGATACGAGGACAAACCCCACTATGTCACCCTATACGACCCCCAAAAACATATCCCCATCTATTCTGCCTATACGTTCAAGAAGTCAGACGGGGAGAAGAAGGTGGACTTCCCTTGGATGTTTGAGCCCCAG cTGGCTTCAGAAAAGAGCAGCAGTAACATGGAGCCCTTTCCACAATCTTCAAGCATGCATATGAACTTTGAAGACAGCCAGGCAGTCCTGGAGGACTATGCTGATGTCGTTCAGTATGAGCGTGGCCAGCTAAATCCTGATGAGCATCAGGCCGACCCTCTGGACAAAGCCTCCACCTACACCTTGACAAATGTGGTACCCCAGATCAGGGAGTTCAACATGGGTCCCTGGGCAGAACACCAGGACATCATCCGCAAACGTCTCAACAACTACTGCCGTGGCAAAGCCTTTGTGGTCACTGGGGTGACCACCTCCGGGCACACCATCCGTCGCAACAACCTGGACCGGGTGGCTGTACCTGAATACATGTGGTCAGCCTACTGCTGCACCGAGTTTGACCAAAATGCACCATACTTTGTGCGCTATAAGTTCCCTGTGTTTGCAGCTTATGGGTTGAATGATCGTGTCAACAACCACATGGTGGAAGTTCCTCTCAAGAACCTGGAGAAATTTCTTAAGGGCAGGATGGATGTGGACAAGAACTTTCAGATTTTCTATAACGACTGTGTGCCAGATAACTGA